In the genome of Paenibacillus pabuli, one region contains:
- a CDS encoding NAD(P)H-dependent oxidoreductase, whose product MNIYIVFDSEGGHTRALAESIAAGAASVHGATVHLHSTEEADIYKLVEMDAIIWGCPGHFGSISSGLKKWIDRLGYLWAEGKLVDKVGAVFCTIATEHGGLESTLIHLLTPMLHQGMIITGLPGNFADNALYGSYYGVGVTCPVDSDDLLSEQGIALGKALGERVARITNRLIT is encoded by the coding sequence ATGAACATTTATATTGTTTTCGATAGTGAAGGCGGTCATACACGTGCGCTTGCCGAATCGATTGCTGCTGGCGCAGCCAGTGTGCATGGTGCAACCGTTCATTTGCATTCCACAGAAGAAGCCGACATCTACAAGCTGGTGGAAATGGACGCCATTATCTGGGGCTGTCCCGGACATTTTGGCTCCATCAGTTCGGGTCTGAAAAAGTGGATCGACAGACTGGGCTACCTCTGGGCAGAGGGCAAACTTGTCGACAAAGTGGGAGCGGTGTTCTGTACGATCGCCACTGAGCATGGTGGACTGGAGTCAACGTTAATCCATTTGCTCACACCTATGCTCCATCAGGGTATGATTATTACCGGATTGCCTGGCAACTTTGCGGATAATGCATTATATGGCTCTTACTATGGTGTTGGGGTGACTTGTCCGGTGGATAGTGATGATCTGCTCAGCGAGCAGGGTATAGCCTTGGGTAAAGCCTTGGGAGAGCGTGTGGCTCGCATAACGAACCGACTGATCACATAG
- a CDS encoding MarR family winged helix-turn-helix transcriptional regulator, translating into MSPDTERNSQLANVDQLLEAFFRYKNKVLDQQQKNETNCKLNPTKSHILGMILREERCMAVDVARQLSLSSGATTIVLNQLESEGLIQRVRSEEDRRIVWLSLTEDGQQLAKTLINNRGRMTWELLQALTEEEQLQMFGMLKKIELKLLEKMKTLEQTHR; encoded by the coding sequence ATGAGCCCGGATACGGAGCGAAACTCTCAATTGGCAAATGTGGATCAATTGTTGGAGGCCTTCTTCAGATATAAAAATAAAGTACTGGATCAGCAGCAAAAGAATGAAACAAACTGCAAATTAAATCCAACGAAAAGTCATATATTGGGCATGATTTTACGTGAAGAACGCTGCATGGCTGTGGATGTGGCCAGACAACTGAGTCTGTCTTCAGGAGCAACCACGATTGTACTGAATCAACTGGAGAGTGAAGGTCTGATCCAGCGGGTACGCAGTGAAGAGGACCGAAGAATTGTATGGTTATCCTTAACGGAAGATGGGCAGCAGCTTGCCAAAACGTTGATTAATAATCGCGGTCGGATGACATGGGAACTTTTGCAGGCGCTTACGGAAGAGGAACAACTGCAGATGTTTGGCATGCTGAAGAAGATTGAGCTGAAACTGCTGGAAAAAATGAAAACGTTGGAACAAACGCATCGCTAA